From the Chryseobacterium fluminis genome, the window CTGGCAATAGACAAAAAAACGATCAATGACTATCTTCTTTCAAAGGGAGTAAAGCAAAGCGAAATTGTTTTTTCTTCGGTTGACATTCAAAAGCAGTTCAGAAACTACACGGATGCCAACGGAAATAATGTTCAGGGGGAATTCTCCGGCTATAGCCTTACGCAAAGGGTTTCCATAGAAAGTAAAGAAGTTACTAAAATTGAGAATCTTTCGAGAAATATCACAGAAATTATCAATCGCGGGATAGAGTTTACCTCATCTTCGCCCAGTTATTTCTATACAAAGCTAGCCACCGTAAAACAGGAAATGATCGCTTCTGCTACAAAAGATGCTAAAGAACGCGCAGAAAAAATTGCAGAAAACTCAGGTAGTGATCTTGGAAATCTGAAAAAAGCAACCATGGGTGTTATTCAGATTACTGCCCCCAATTCCAACGAAGATTATTCCTATGGAGGAACATTCAATACATCTTCCAAAGAAAAAGAAGCAAGCATTACAATCAAGCTGGAATACGAAGTAAACTGATCTTACGTTTAATACATAATAAACTCCGGGGTTTGTATCCCGGATTTATATTTTAATGATAAACGACATCATAGATTTCATCTTTAATCTCCTTTATATTCTCAGGAGAATAGTTGGCCAGCAACCATAAATCGAGTGGTTTTTTTCCTGGTCCGTAACTTGGCTGAACATACATTTCATCAATCAGATGAAAACCGTTCCGCTCATAAAAAGAGTAACGTCTTTTGGCATCATCGCCTAAGTGGTCGGGCTCAATCTCCAGAATAATCCTGGGATAGTTTTCAAATAAATAACCGGTGATGTACGAACCTAATTTCTGACTCCGGAACTCCGGGAATACTTCAAAATGTTCCACAAAAGTATAATTGCTCAGTTCCCAGATAATAAGATACCCGACATTTTTAGATTCGGATGAAACCGAAATTATTTTAACTTTCGGATTTGAGAATAAGGCAACCAGCGTTTTCCAGTCTCTTCTCTCGTCTTCGGGAAAGGTACTGCAGTAGGAGTCGAAAATTTCCTGAACTCTGTAATCGTCAGGACTTGTAATTTGTAAAAATTCCATGGTTATAAATCAAAAACACTCGGTCTTCTTGTAATGAAAATATCTTTAATCCAAAGTGTAAAGGCTAATCCCAAATAAATAAGAAAGAAAAATCCTGCGGTAGCAAAAGTAGAGTAGATGAAAAATACCCTCAGCTTAGAGACAGGAATGCCCAGTTTTGCGCCTGTTCTGGTCAGAACACCAAACCATTCTCTTTCCATTTTGTGGCGAATATTATCAAACATTTGAAGATTCTTTTAAAAGTTTAAATCCGATACTGCAATTTAAGCAATTTTTTTCTTCACATGAATTTTTATAATGATAAATCAGACTCTGACTTTCTAAAGCGTTTTTGCAAGTCAATCCCAATCTTTTCCAATCACTTACCACGGCGTTTTTTTCAGCAGGAAGATGCCTGTAAAAATTCAATACTTCATCTGCTGTTTCCTCATTCTGATATTTCTGATAAGTATATTTCAGGGGTAAAACAGTATTTAAAATCAGCAATTCAACAAAGTCTCTGCTCAGCGTCTTTGGCTGGTGTACCGTAGAAATTTTTCCGAAATTGAAATGATTGTCCCAATATTCCGAAGCTTTTACTTTTTTAAATATTTCAAATATATCCTCTGAACGCTGAATATGAATAATTTTAGAAAATAAACTCTGATGCTGATGATAAAGATTCGCTAATTGTGATAAACGGATGGTCGGAAAATTAGGTGGCCGTAACCGTAAGAATTTGGGACGGAATTTTAGATCGGAAATATTAAATTTCACTTTAATAAAATCGAATTCGCGTTTCCAGATTTTCATCCGGTCATCTTCAGGGTTTTCCAGCCAACCGGAAATACCAAACAATAATGCTTCGAGCTGCGTCTCATTATGGCGGAGTTTGTTAATGATGCTGAAGTCGACACTTTCTGCGATCTGCTTAAAAATAAATGCATTAACTTTTAAACCGAAAGAATAGGCGAGGCTCTGAAATAAAACAGCTTCAAAATTGTTTTTAAACTGCTGTAAGCTTTTTTCTAATTCCAGGGACTTCTGCTCCAGTTTTTTTAACATGTTCTGTTCATGGAAATTAACCGGGATCCGGGTAGGATTAAAAATGGTTTCGCAGGGAATAAACTGACTTCCGCCCGCCAGTTTTTTATATTTCCAGAGAATATCCTGGTCGATGTAATTGAGTAATTCTAATGTCGGAATATGATTATGATTAAACTCCTCGATTTCCATGTCGTTTTGAAAAACAATATGAAGGATAATATTCTGATAATTAGGATCTGAAGAGTGGTTATGAAAGATCCAGTCGGAAGATTTGACGTGGAGCTCAATATTTCCGGCAAAAATAAGATCATTGATTTTAATTCTTGCCGATAAGAAATCCGGGCCGGAATCTGTATTCCATTTACCGAAGTCGTGTATTTCAACGGAATTCCCTTCAATATCCTTGAAGTCAAAATGTTTGAAAACCTTAAAGTTCCAAAGATATTGAAGCAGTTTTTCCGTCATAAATGTGACACAAATATAACAGAAATGCTACACTTTTGTCAACTCTTTTTTGAAATTTTCGATCGTTGTTCTATACATTTCTTCATAGATAGGAAGAATGTTTTTTAAATCGAATTTTATAGCCTGTTCTTTCGCATTTTCTTTCATTTTGGCTAAAAGTTCATCGTTGCTCAGCAGTTTAATGGTATAGTTGCTCATCGCCTCCACATTTCCGATTTCTGCTAAGAATCCGGTTTCTCCCTGGATGTTTACTTCCGGAATTCCTCCTGCATTCGAGCTGATCACCGGCGTATGGGCAGCCATTGCTTCTAATGCGGCCAAACCAAAGCTTTCCTGTTCCGAAGGCAATAAAAATACATCTGAAAGCTGAAGGATCCTGTATAAATCGTTTACTTTACCGAGCAGACGGATCTTTGAAATTAGATCAGGGTTTTCTTCTAAGAACTGACTGATCTTTTCCATATCCGGACCTTCACCGATGATGATTAATTTTGATTTAACCTTGTTCTGAACATTTTTGAAAATCTGTAGTACTTCATCGACTCTTTTTACCGGGCGCAAATTAGAAACATGGATCAGGATTTTCTCATCAGAATTGGCAAACTGGGTGCGCTGGCAGTCACTCGGTTCATCAAATTCAGAATTATCAATAAAATTGGTAATGACCTGAATTTCTTTTTTGATTTTAAAGAACTGTAAGGTATCTCTTTTAAGGCTTTCTGAAACAGAAGTGATGGCATCCGACTGATTGATAGAAAATTCTACCGCATGTTTGTAGCTTGGATGTTGTCCTACCAAAGTAATATCCGTTCCGTGAAGCGTGGTTACCAACGGAATGTCATTATTGTCTTCCCGCAACATCTGTTTTGCAGTAAAAGCTGCGTAGGCATAGGGTATAGCATAATGAGCATGCAGTAGATCCAGTTTGTAAAGATTCACTACCCGATAGATCATGGAACTTAATGCGATATCATAAGGCTGATATTGAAAAAGCGGATACGTCTGAACATTCACCCTGTGAAAGAAAATATTCGGATTGGTAATATCAAGTCTTGCAGGAAGCGCATTACTGATAAAGTGAACCTCATAGCCTTTGTTGGCCAGTGACATTCCCAGTTCTGTTGCTACGATTCCGCTTCCGCCGTATGTTGGATAGCAAAGTATGCCTATTTTCATTAGTTTATTGTTGTTTTGATGTTGTAAATAGCTGAATTCACCATTGTTTTGCAGTCGCAGTATCCAAATCGATACCCATTCCTGCCTTTAGTTGGTCATTAACCAGAACAGGCAGTCTGCCCCGGATTTTTGTCTTTCCTTTTAATGCATTGGCTGTAGCGGTCATCGAATCATCGTTATTTTCGTATGAAACGAGAACTGTGGACACTTTAGAAATATCAATATCCTTCAGCGCGTAAGCACTTCCGAAAACATTGAGAATAACATTCTGAGTTTTTGCCAAGTCTGCCAGGACTCTTTTCGATGTTTCTGAAATCTTATACGGCTTATAGGCTGTGGAATTATCTTTATGAAAGCCTACGATCACAGTCGAATTATTGGGAATGGTATTAATCTCTCCGGCTTTTTTTATGACTACATTCGATCCCAGTTCATCGACGAAAGTCTGATAAGGTGCTTCTTCCAGAGGAACATAATAGATTTGTTTTGTCTGAAGCGGAAGCAGTTTACGGTCGTCCTTTATTAAAGTTAAAGCATTCGAATATAAATTCTGAATCAATACTTTATGAGAATTGTTATTAATGTCTGAAGTGATGTTTTCCGCATTTCTGGGAGTATATTGATTAAGTCCCAGGAAATATTTAGTCAGTAGAATTTTCT encodes:
- a CDS encoding SIMPL domain-containing protein yields the protein MNKNIIAIAIGALGFIIGLGLLGNAVKNRNKSENTISVTGLGSKKFTSDLVTWSGSFSKNNFDLKAAYDELAIDKKTINDYLLSKGVKQSEIVFSSVDIQKQFRNYTDANGNNVQGEFSGYSLTQRVSIESKEVTKIENLSRNITEIINRGIEFTSSSPSYFYTKLATVKQEMIASATKDAKERAEKIAENSGSDLGNLKKATMGVIQITAPNSNEDYSYGGTFNTSSKEKEASITIKLEYEVN
- a CDS encoding GNAT family N-acetyltransferase is translated as MEFLQITSPDDYRVQEIFDSYCSTFPEDERRDWKTLVALFSNPKVKIISVSSESKNVGYLIIWELSNYTFVEHFEVFPEFRSQKLGSYITGYLFENYPRIILEIEPDHLGDDAKRRYSFYERNGFHLIDEMYVQPSYGPGKKPLDLWLLANYSPENIKEIKDEIYDVVYH
- a CDS encoding PspC family transcriptional regulator → MFDNIRHKMEREWFGVLTRTGAKLGIPVSKLRVFFIYSTFATAGFFFLIYLGLAFTLWIKDIFITRRPSVFDL
- a CDS encoding DUF2851 family protein; translation: MTEKLLQYLWNFKVFKHFDFKDIEGNSVEIHDFGKWNTDSGPDFLSARIKINDLIFAGNIELHVKSSDWIFHNHSSDPNYQNIILHIVFQNDMEIEEFNHNHIPTLELLNYIDQDILWKYKKLAGGSQFIPCETIFNPTRIPVNFHEQNMLKKLEQKSLELEKSLQQFKNNFEAVLFQSLAYSFGLKVNAFIFKQIAESVDFSIINKLRHNETQLEALLFGISGWLENPEDDRMKIWKREFDFIKVKFNISDLKFRPKFLRLRPPNFPTIRLSQLANLYHQHQSLFSKIIHIQRSEDIFEIFKKVKASEYWDNHFNFGKISTVHQPKTLSRDFVELLILNTVLPLKYTYQKYQNEETADEVLNFYRHLPAEKNAVVSDWKRLGLTCKNALESQSLIYHYKNSCEEKNCLNCSIGFKLLKESSNV
- the bshA gene encoding N-acetyl-alpha-D-glucosaminyl L-malate synthase BshA, which gives rise to MKIGILCYPTYGGSGIVATELGMSLANKGYEVHFISNALPARLDITNPNIFFHRVNVQTYPLFQYQPYDIALSSMIYRVVNLYKLDLLHAHYAIPYAYAAFTAKQMLREDNNDIPLVTTLHGTDITLVGQHPSYKHAVEFSINQSDAITSVSESLKRDTLQFFKIKKEIQVITNFIDNSEFDEPSDCQRTQFANSDEKILIHVSNLRPVKRVDEVLQIFKNVQNKVKSKLIIIGEGPDMEKISQFLEENPDLISKIRLLGKVNDLYRILQLSDVFLLPSEQESFGLAALEAMAAHTPVISSNAGGIPEVNIQGETGFLAEIGNVEAMSNYTIKLLSNDELLAKMKENAKEQAIKFDLKNILPIYEEMYRTTIENFKKELTKV